The Rhodohalobacter sp. SW132 genomic sequence AACCAGGCAGGTCTTCTGACTCACTCCCCTTCAGCAGCCTTCCCGTTCCATTTTGGGTGGAACAGTGGCAAAGAGTACTGAAGGTTTCGATAGAGCTTACAGCTACGGGGATAGTTTCGGATTTTCACCGGATTCCCTTTTCATCCCGACTGCCCGGAGGCGGACGGGAACCTGTTGCGGCATGAATGGTACCGTGAAATCGGATGGATGTCAATACTCAATTAACTCCATTTTCCATGAATTGAATCTCTCTGATTTCTTCTGTTGGATGAGTTAGATTCACTCATAGCTGTCTAAAACGTAAATCCATTTAGAAAATGGATTATTAACGCAGAATCATCCTTATTAATCCGCCGATTTTGAAGATACATTTGACTTATCAGCGTTACTCCGCGAAATTCAGCGAAATTCAGCGAAAAAAAGCCGGGGTTCAATCTGCCGCATCCCAAATCGGTTTTCCCATAAATTTGGAAAGTTTCGCTGCATCCCGGCGGATCTGCCTCTTTTTCCCGTGGCGCATTACGTTGTACCGCTGAGTATCATTCATCACAACATTCATTTCATAGATGTAAAACGACTTATTATTACCCTTTAAAAATTTTGAGACAAGCTGAATGGCGTGCACATCACTGAGTTTCAATTCGTTGTTCATGAGTTCTGTCATATTTTTTTCTTTTCCAGGTTTCTCCACCCAGAACCGGTTTTTTAGCTTATCAAAAATCATTTTCTCTGATAGTTTCCGAAAGAAAAAGGCACCAACTCCAACAAATATCAGCCCGAACAGAACAGAAGCAAATGACATGTGGAAAAGATCCTGATTACCTGACAGATAACCGGCTGAAATCAGCACAAGCGGAATGGCAAGGCCCATGATCACAAAAATCATCGGAAAAATTTTACTGATCAGTGTCGGTTCACTTTCTATGCGAGACGATCCGGCTTCAACCAGTTTGTGGGTTTGAAAGTTACTTCCGCCTGCTTTGATTACGGTCCAATTCACCTGTTCCGCTATCGGGTCATTAAACCGTGCAGCATCAAAAGTAACACCATTTTTTCGCTGGCTGATCTGATCTGTGATATTTTTCAATTTATCAAGCATGATTCATATAGGTTAAATTCCATGTGCAAGGTTGTGATGTTAACCTGATGTTTTAAGGCAGTTAAAAAAAGAACATCCGTATAATATTCAGCGTAAAAGAACAGATAAAAGTGGTGTAAATAAATACTTTACAATCTACTTTACCAATAACATTTTTCTGTTGATTACCGTATTCCCGGTTTTGAGCTGATAGAGATAAACTCCGCTTGATAAATTTCCGGCATTAAACCGTACGTGATGCGAACCGGCTGTTTGCTGTTCACTCACTAAAACCTGAATCTTTTGCCCCAGTAAATTGAATACATTCAGTTCAACAAATCCGGCTTCAGAAATAGTATAAGAGATCAAGGTTGACGGGTTGAACGGGTTCGGATAGTTTTGATGCAGCTGGAATTGATCCGGTATTTTAACAGGTTCTATAGATACACTTTCATTCATCACATTAGGGTAAATAGCTATGTAATCACGTAAATCTGGTTCGTTCTCATTAACTCGCGATCCATCTTTATTTATAACTGTGATCACAATATCCCGCAATCCATTGTTGTTTAGATCGGCGGCAATCACATTTTTCATCCCGATTACGGAACTATCTATAGTTTTTCTTTCTGCAAACACACCTTCCCCTACATTTTCATACCAGTGTATATCTCCGTTCAACGCATCCGTCCATGTCCTGTACACATTTGAAATTGAAACTACATCGTATAATCCATTTTGGTTCAAATCCGCGATATACAGATCCTCGTAGCCCGCTCCGCCTGAAGAACTCAGGTTCGTTTGATGCCACACCGAATCAATGTCCGTTTGCTCCATAACGATCAGATATTGATTCACCAAATTGTTTGGAGTCCAGGACGTAGTAGCAGCAACAATTTCGGGCCGCCCATTCAGATTTAAATCAGCGGATTTCATTGTTCGTACGGCATGTGTGCTTCTTAGTTCATCCAATTGAAACTTTACGGGAAGATGCTCTCCATCATCAAATCTGTTTAGCCAGAAATTGAATACATTATTAAAAACCGGCTCATCTTCATCCCGTTCTCTGCTTATGATGATCAATTCATCGTTTCCATCTCCATTCAGATCCGCCGCAACATTGACATTTGCACCGGTAAGTTCAGCACCAACAACCACCGGTTCTGCGAACTGCCCGTCACCCTGATTATCCATTCGAAGCACCATTTCATTACTAAGAATCGTCACTGCTACATCAAGATGCCCATTGCCATTAAAATCTCCCATGGAAAAATGATCCCCTTCATATTCCCCGGATGCAATAATGGAAGCATCATCAAAGTCCACGGAACCCTGAATTTTGTACCAAGCCAAGGTAAACTCCCTTTTTCTTTCTTTCTGAAGAGGATTATCATTTGCACTCTGATACGTATAATACCACCTTGATGAGAGTACTACCAGATCGTCCTGTCCGCTGCCATCCACGTCATACATTTCAATCTGCAGCACATTCTCCATTGAATCATCAATAATGATTGGAGGCGAAAACTGAAAATTCCCAAGGTTTCGATACCATACCAATCCTTTCTCGTGCTGTTCTGAACTTACAATCAGGTCATTCAATCCATCTCCATCTACGTCGAAACTGATCAGATCCACTGGAGAACTTACATCCGATGCTTCAATTACGGTGCGGTCCCACATCAAGTCATCAGAATACTCAAACCAGGCCAGTTCGTCGTTTAAACTGCTTGATCCGATCAGGTCCAATTGCCCATCCATCGTGATGTCAGCAGCAACCATCACATCATACCAGGTAGTGGATTCTGCCAGCAATTGGGAATCCGAAAAATTACCTCCCCCCTCATTCTTCATCCACACTATTTTTGATGGCTCAAAGCTATTAGGCCGCGTAACAGCTACAATATCCTTCATCCCGTTTTGGTCGACATCAATGAGCTCTACAAATGAAAATCCTTCAAATGTACTCTCTAATACAATCGGTTCACTAAAGTTACCTTCACCAAGATTTTCATGAAAATAAATATGTCCTGAATAGCCATGATTGCCATTCATAATATCCGTGTAGATTTCCGTACCTGAAACAATATCCGGTTTTCCATTTGAATTCATATCACCAATAGCAATATCAGTAACTTTTTGGTATCCGTACTGAGCAACTTCTGTAAATTGGTGATTACCATCCGTTTGTTCCAGATAAACACCGATTTGACTGTTATCGATGTAATGATTGTCTGCCATAATCAAATCCATTTGCTGATCACCATTCATATCAGCCAACCAAAGCTTACCAGAGGGCTGACCAGAATCGCCAGATAGCAATTCTGTGTATTGAATATTCAACGATTCTGAATTTGAACGGCTGTCCATCGAAAGAGTCATAGAGCCGACCGTTCCAATTCCGAAATCATCCGAAATAAAGAGTATAGGCTGTTCATCTTCCGGCTGTTTAGTAATTTTTATGTCTCGTAACAGCCGACTCTCCTCCGCATATTCAATTTGTCGGATTTCGGAATCACTTAAGTCATCAATACCTTGTTGAATAAAGAACCCTCCATTGTATGCATGGAACCACACCAGGTCGATATTTCCATCACCAGTTGCGTCTCCCACATCAAACCCCTTGATATTTACGTCTGTTTCAACAAGAAGATTTACCGGGCCAAATTGTCCATTTTTCAGATTTTGGAACCAGCTAATCTGATTTTCGGAAGATATAAGGATATCCGGGTATCCATCCTGGTCTACATCCACCACTTTTAGTCCGGATATATTTGAAGCAGTCCGATCTCCCAGAATAATTTGATTTCCAAAACCACTGTTTTGCGCATTTCCATTTTCTGATACAAGCATGAATAGAACGATGATGAAAAGTGTATTCCAGAATCTATGCAACCGTGTAAAGTTTGTCATTGATGAAAGAGTTTATTTAATTCTGATTTTGAGAATGTAAAAAATAAGATTTTCATTTAGAATTAGAATCAAACAGGAGAACATCATGAGTGAAAACAACCAGCCTTTTGGAAATGAAGAGGAGAATGAACCGGAAATCTGGGATGAACACCGCTGGGAGGAGTTTTTCAGGGAATCGGACAAACGAACGGAGAAATACACCTACCTTTTTGAAAAATACATGGATCACCCCGACCGCGACAGGATTATTTTTGAGGAGATGGGCTGGACTCATCTTCTGGAAGATTTCGAGGAGGAACAGAATGAGTGGATGGATGATTTTGACATAGATGAATATGAAGAAGGTGAAGAGTGGAAACAGCAGACCGGTTACGATCCTACTGATTTTGAGAGTTTTGAGAATATGCCTCTCTACCAAAAAGCGTTTAAATTCACGATGGATGCCATGGATATGGCTGATGAACATCTCATCGATATTGAGGACGAATCAGTAAAAGAATTTGCGCGTTCGCTCACAGTTCCTCCGGCCAAAATTGCGGGCGGGTTCGGATTTGGGTTTGAGATGGACAGCCTGGGCGGCAACATTGCCAACTGCAAGCGGGGCCTCAACGCCGCAAACCGGATGCTGAATGCCCTTTACGAAATCGGCGAAAAGGAGCTGCTGGACAGAGATATTTATCTCGAATTTTACGCACGTGCAAAAGAAGTTCGCGATGAACTGGCAATCTATATCGTGGAACTGCGGGAGCGTTTTAGGCGAGGGATATCCTGAATTTGATGATAATCGCTATTTGAATGAGACCCGTTTTTTGGAGCGAGGCTTTACAGTGAATTGCCGTTCTATACATGGGATGCACAGATCACAAATATTCCTCATTTCATTCAAAAAAAACTACTTTTTTATTGAAATAGAAAATAATCAGAACCCACATTATGATTTCATTAGGGTACGCTTTTCTTTTCCGGTTCCTATTGTGGCATTTATAAAACCAATCATAAACCCGACAAAAAGTACGATAAAGATATCGATTTCAGTGAGTGGATACTTCGCATAAAAAACACCCACAGCTATTAGAAGCATTACAAGAACATCCACAATAAACTTCCATGAAAGAAAAAAGCGAGGAGGAATTATATAGTTCCCTTTTATGAACTTCATATATTTGTGCACCGTGTAAATAAACCCTATCGCTAAGAAAATATAAATCACCCAATTCATATGTATCCCTTTTAGCTCTTCATTATACATTGAGAAGTTGTGAGTAACTTTTTCATATATATACCTCACAGATTACGTTCTGCTATGCCATTCCATTTCAGGTATGATCTAAAATACGGTACATACTTACAAAAAATCTGAGAAATAAATCAATTTTCTTCTCTAAAATGGCTTACAGTTTATTCAGCTTAGCCTCTCGCATACAAAAACCAAACCATTTAAAACTGATGGTATCGCAGATATATCCTATTTCACACAAGACGGCCTCACTCCCACCGCCTCGCCTGCTGCATCCGCCTGAGCTCACCGGAATCAATCATCTCCTGCAGACGCTCATTTCGTTCAGGGGATTTACTGGTCAGATGCCACTCTCCGCAAAACTCGCACCGATACACGTTTTGCGGGCCCTGATCCGGAGGAAAGTTACGATGGATGTGAATATCAATCAGGGAGGTTTCCGCCAGGAATTTTGTGCTGTATTGATTTTTTCCTTTAGGACAGTTCATGTTTTAATATATCAATAGATATAATTTCGTAAAAGGCTTATCAGCAATCCTCCAAGGGTTTAGAACCCTTGGAGGGTTATACCTATTTAAAACTCCCACCGCAGCATCGCATTGATATTCCGCGCCGGCATCGGGTTGTTACGGTCTTCCACTCGGCTCAGGTGATCGCGATAGCTTTCGTTGAGCAGATTGTCTACCCGAACACTGAACGATACGCCGTGACCAAGCCGATACCCGGCATCCATCCCAACCAGCAGGTATCCGTCAGTTGGATCCTCATTGGGTGCAACCCTGTCCTGAGAGTTGGCAATTCTGAGCCTTGGCCCGGCCCACCAGTCACCCGTATCGTACATCATGGAAAGATGCGTTCTGAATGGCGGAATAAAAGGCAGATCGTTCTGGTCTCCTGTTCGTTCCCGGCCTCTCACGTAATCAAACCCGACTCCTGCACGAAGCTGATCGGTAAATGCAATATCGGTTTGAAACTCAAAACCGTAGAGCAGGGCATCGGTTGATCCGTATTCAAACACTGGAAGTCCTGATGGCCCGTGAATTTCTCCTGTTGGCGAAAAATTAATAAAGTTATTTATGCGATTCACATACAGGGAGAGCTCGCTATAGATACGGTTTGATCTGTATTTCAAAAACAAATCGGTGCCTATGCTGGTTTCATTATCCAGCGTTGGGTCACCGATATCAAAAGAGCCTGCAGCCAGGTGTGGTGCATTGGAATAGAGCTCCTCAATACCCGGAGTTCGGAATGCCCTCGCGACCTGGAAACCCGCCTCCCAGTTCCTGTTTGGGGTATAGTTCAGCCCGATGGCGCCTGCAAAAATCAGGTCGGACCGATCCTCAAATTCACCGGGATCCGTAAAGAGTTCGTTGGTCTTTACAAATGTCTCCTTGAACTCCAGCCGTGCTCCGGTTTTAACATTGAAGCGTGAATTCAGCCGGATCTCTTCATACAGATAACCGGCAAGAAAATAACTGTCGGCGTCCGGTGTCAGAGCCTCATCGCCGCCCACGGTAAGCTGAGAATAGTTCATGCTTAAACCCAGGGCACCTTCAAACCTCCCGATAGGCCTGTGGCGAAGCAGTAATGAACTACTCACGGTCTGTTGATTGAAGGAGATTTCAAGATCTTCGTCCACGGATCCGTCGGGATTTATTTCTGATTCGATCTCATCATGAACATAATCGCTGAGCTGAATTCTCAGTTCAGCCAGTTCAAAAAACCGGTCCATCTTTAGTGTCGAAATGCTCTGAAGATTTGTCCGGTTCATCCGGATCTCCACATTTTCATTCGGATCATCGATCGCTTCGGGCAGGCCATACGTGTAATCCATGCCTGAGACAGAGAGCCCCGTCTCAAAATTGCCGGACCGATACCCCAATCCCGAACCAAAACTGACGTTATTGACTGACGTATCGGGGAGTCGTCCCTCGGGCGTTCGAATGTCTCCTCCATCCCGGTAGATGACCCGTCCCGTAACGGCAAAGCTGTCCCATCCCTGCTGAAACCGTGCCAGGCCGGCACCCATATCATTCACGGTAGCAGCGTGTGTAGCCAGGCTGCCCGACGGACCTTTATCCCAATCGCGGGGCATATCGTTGCTGAACATATTCACAACACCGCCGATTGCACTGGATCCGTAAAGGAGACTGGCCGGCCCTCTGACCACTTCTACCCGATCCATTGAAAGCGGATCAAGAGATACGGCGTGATCCACGGCGGTACCGGATAAATCCCCCATCCGCTCACCATTCTGAAGAACCAGGACACGGTCGCCGTCCAGCCCGCGAATGACAGGGCGCGATGGAGCAGAACCGAATGATCGCGTTGAAACTCCCGGACTTCCATCCAGGATCTCACCCAAACTGGGAGCTGCCTTTTGCTGAAGAGCTTCCCTGTTCAGTGCCTGCGCGGGTTGATATTGAATACTCCGCCCGATCGGAGAGCTTGTTACAATCACATCATCCGCCCTGAAAATATCCTGCTGCAGTTTAATCGATAAAAACCCATCTTCGGGATGATCAACCGATAGGCTTATAGCTGTGAATCCTACCGCTCGGATGGAAAGTGTGTAGCTGCCCTGCGGGAGGCTGTCAAATTGAAAACGGCCATCTGCATCCGCAGCCGTACCGCGTTCTGTTTCCTGTATGATGATTGTTGCGCCGGGAATTGGTTCTCCGGTAGCAGCCTCCAGTACTTCACCTTTCAGGGTTTCATTTGTGTTGATCGTGCCGGCTTCAAGGCTGCCTGCACCAAGTAACAGCAACACCACTGCCATAATTGTTGTATTGAAAATCTTCATAATAAATCCTTTTGATCTTAAATAATGGTGACTTTTATAAGCTAAAATCAAAAGTAAACCGGCGGTGCCCGAGTGGGCTTTCCATCATTCTGAACGTTATCTGTAATCAGATTTCCGTGTACGTTCTCTGTGATCTTACTTTTCTTCGGAACCGAATTCTGGCCTTCAGAAACCTCCATTGAACCTATTTTTATACAGAACGCACAGAGATCTTCATCCGATTCCGGATCACTTGATGGTTGATCATCGTCATGATGATGATGGTGAATATGATGATCAAACAGTCCGGTATGATCCACAATCACATGAACAGGATACACGATCGCCATTCCGGCAGCAATTGCCAGGATGAAGAGGTTTCGAAATTGCATCCTGATCAGATCATATTTCATGGGTAGTTTAGGCTCACAGTTTTAGATTTTTAGCTTAGACTAAATTAGCCATTATTTAGGTGAGACTAAAAATTATTTTCAGTCATATTTAATATCTTTCGAGCTGCCATTCTTGCACCAACGATATTTCGTGAGGCCGGACCCACCTCAAGCTCAGCAAGGCCCCCGCTTACATAGAGATTTTCATACCATTGAAGTGATGTGTCCGTGATTGGAAAACCGCACTCAGAGCATTTGAGATCGTATTTTGAAATTAAACGATCAATTAATCGTCCCCCCGGTCGCTCATTCTCATACCCTGTGGCAAGGACAATATGATTAGCGGCAAGAGTCTCTCCGCTTTTCAAATTCAGCAGCAATAGATCATTGGTCAGCACCGAACAACTCCTTACAGTATCAATGATAAGACTGCATTCATTCTTGTTTTGGCTCTTTATCAGCTCCCATTTCAAATCGTGCGTAATCGATCCTGAATTTCTTGCTTCGTTTATTATTCTTCTCCTTTTCCGTAAGCACGAGATTTCTCTGAACCGGTTCAGATATTTAGGTCCCATCCAGCCGGGATCCGAATCGTAGTTATTTTGCCGCAATGAGTGGGGTGAAAGCAGGGTCACATGGCGATTCTCGTCTGCAATCGAAAGAGCCGTTTGAACAGCCGACATCCCCCCGCCTACAACTACAACCTCACCACTTTCCGGAATCTGCTCGCGGCAATAGGCACCTTCCAGAACATGACAAATAGCTGCTCCTTCCAGTGCGGCATCCTTTGCCCATTCCGGCCAGTTTGCAGATCCCCCCTGGCCTATTGCGAGGATCACTTTTTTTGCCCGTATCACTTCATGATCGGTGGTAATAACGGCATGATCGCAACTCCACTCAATGTTCAACGCATACCCTTTGCGATAGATCTCGTTCAGGCCACTCGTTTCTATTACTGAATCGGTATGATCATTAAAAAGCTTCAGCGAAGGGCGGTCGTTTGGCGTGATGTACATCTTATCCTCAAACCGTTCGCACTGTGCATAGTGCTTCAGCGAAAACGGTTCGAGATCAAGATGATGAACTTTGGGTGATCGAAGATATTCCATCCCCACGCTTGCGGTTACCTTCTTCCATTGATGGAGAGGT encodes the following:
- a CDS encoding FAD/NAD(P)-binding protein, coding for MINRDSILDWAIIGGGIHGTYLANTLIRQRVAGRSDLRVIDPHGKPLHQWKKVTASVGMEYLRSPKVHHLDLEPFSLKHYAQCERFEDKMYITPNDRPSLKLFNDHTDSVIETSGLNEIYRKGYALNIEWSCDHAVITTDHEVIRAKKVILAIGQGGSANWPEWAKDAALEGAAICHVLEGAYCREQIPESGEVVVVGGGMSAVQTALSIADENRHVTLLSPHSLRQNNYDSDPGWMGPKYLNRFREISCLRKRRRIINEARNSGSITHDLKWELIKSQNKNECSLIIDTVRSCSVLTNDLLLLNLKSGETLAANHIVLATGYENERPGGRLIDRLISKYDLKCSECGFPITDTSLQWYENLYVSGGLAELEVGPASRNIVGARMAARKILNMTENNF
- a CDS encoding T9SS type A sorting domain-containing protein, with translation MTNFTRLHRFWNTLFIIVLFMLVSENGNAQNSGFGNQIILGDRTASNISGLKVVDVDQDGYPDILISSENQISWFQNLKNGQFGPVNLLVETDVNIKGFDVGDATGDGNIDLVWFHAYNGGFFIQQGIDDLSDSEIRQIEYAEESRLLRDIKITKQPEDEQPILFISDDFGIGTVGSMTLSMDSRSNSESLNIQYTELLSGDSGQPSGKLWLADMNGDQQMDLIMADNHYIDNSQIGVYLEQTDGNHQFTEVAQYGYQKVTDIAIGDMNSNGKPDIVSGTEIYTDIMNGNHGYSGHIYFHENLGEGNFSEPIVLESTFEGFSFVELIDVDQNGMKDIVAVTRPNSFEPSKIVWMKNEGGGNFSDSQLLAESTTWYDVMVAADITMDGQLDLIGSSSLNDELAWFEYSDDLMWDRTVIEASDVSSPVDLISFDVDGDGLNDLIVSSEQHEKGLVWYRNLGNFQFSPPIIIDDSMENVLQIEMYDVDGSGQDDLVVLSSRWYYTYQSANDNPLQKERKREFTLAWYKIQGSVDFDDASIIASGEYEGDHFSMGDFNGNGHLDVAVTILSNEMVLRMDNQGDGQFAEPVVVGAELTGANVNVAADLNGDGNDELIIISRERDEDEPVFNNVFNFWLNRFDDGEHLPVKFQLDELRSTHAVRTMKSADLNLNGRPEIVAATTSWTPNNLVNQYLIVMEQTDIDSVWHQTNLSSSGGAGYEDLYIADLNQNGLYDVVSISNVYRTWTDALNGDIHWYENVGEGVFAERKTIDSSVIGMKNVIAADLNNNGLRDIVITVINKDGSRVNENEPDLRDYIAIYPNVMNESVSIEPVKIPDQFQLHQNYPNPFNPSTLISYTISEAGFVELNVFNLLGQKIQVLVSEQQTAGSHHVRFNAGNLSSGVYLYQLKTGNTVINRKMLLVK
- a CDS encoding TonB-dependent receptor yields the protein MKIFNTTIMAVVLLLLGAGSLEAGTINTNETLKGEVLEAATGEPIPGATIIIQETERGTAADADGRFQFDSLPQGSYTLSIRAVGFTAISLSVDHPEDGFLSIKLQQDIFRADDVIVTSSPIGRSIQYQPAQALNREALQQKAAPSLGEILDGSPGVSTRSFGSAPSRPVIRGLDGDRVLVLQNGERMGDLSGTAVDHAVSLDPLSMDRVEVVRGPASLLYGSSAIGGVVNMFSNDMPRDWDKGPSGSLATHAATVNDMGAGLARFQQGWDSFAVTGRVIYRDGGDIRTPEGRLPDTSVNNVSFGSGLGYRSGNFETGLSVSGMDYTYGLPEAIDDPNENVEIRMNRTNLQSISTLKMDRFFELAELRIQLSDYVHDEIESEINPDGSVDEDLEISFNQQTVSSSLLLRHRPIGRFEGALGLSMNYSQLTVGGDEALTPDADSYFLAGYLYEEIRLNSRFNVKTGARLEFKETFVKTNELFTDPGEFEDRSDLIFAGAIGLNYTPNRNWEAGFQVARAFRTPGIEELYSNAPHLAAGSFDIGDPTLDNETSIGTDLFLKYRSNRIYSELSLYVNRINNFINFSPTGEIHGPSGLPVFEYGSTDALLYGFEFQTDIAFTDQLRAGVGFDYVRGRERTGDQNDLPFIPPFRTHLSMMYDTGDWWAGPRLRIANSQDRVAPNEDPTDGYLLVGMDAGYRLGHGVSFSVRVDNLLNESYRDHLSRVEDRNNPMPARNINAMLRWEF